In Oscillatoria acuminata PCC 6304, a single window of DNA contains:
- a CDS encoding lysozyme inhibitor LprI family protein yields MKTITLDQVWRGVGGLGLAGLMAIAPGCNQPSAVAQPRLNCNNPQTQGEMNACAGQRWQTSDRQLNQLYQALIPQLSNSRRQQLVTAQRAWITFRDSECEFYSSLAEGGSMQPMLRSGCLANLTDIRNSELSQYRRGQIPPARGESYQAADNRLNVVYQQVMRELSGNRKEQLRTAQLDWIQYRDSLCEFERSGGGNAGFNICQIRLTEVRTDQLESHLEDSTL; encoded by the coding sequence ATGAAAACTATAACTCTAGATCAGGTTTGGCGTGGGGTGGGAGGACTCGGACTGGCGGGATTGATGGCGATCGCCCCTGGATGTAACCAACCCAGTGCAGTTGCTCAACCTCGACTCAATTGCAACAATCCCCAAACTCAAGGGGAAATGAATGCTTGTGCGGGACAACGGTGGCAAACGAGCGATCGCCAACTGAATCAACTTTATCAAGCGCTCATCCCGCAACTGTCCAATAGCAGGCGGCAACAATTAGTTACGGCACAACGCGCTTGGATTACGTTTCGCGATTCTGAATGTGAATTTTACAGCAGTTTAGCCGAAGGGGGATCGATGCAACCCATGCTGCGATCGGGCTGTTTAGCAAATTTAACGGACATTAGAAACTCTGAGCTTTCTCAGTATCGTCGGGGTCAAATTCCCCCAGCGCGAGGAGAAAGTTATCAAGCGGCTGATAACCGCCTCAATGTTGTCTATCAGCAGGTGATGCGGGAACTCTCTGGAAACCGCAAAGAACAGTTAAGAACGGCACAATTAGATTGGATTCAATATCGCGATTCCCTCTGTGAATTTGAGCGCAGTGGTGGGGGAAATGCGGGGTTTAATATCTGTCAAATTCGGCTGACGGAGGTGAGGACTGATCAATTGGAATCTCATTTGGAAGACAGTACCTTGTAG